Proteins found in one Bicyclus anynana chromosome 26, ilBicAnyn1.1, whole genome shotgun sequence genomic segment:
- the LOC112055958 gene encoding glycerol-3-phosphate acyltransferase 3 isoform X2, translating into MALMVSFVSVAVSILYTPFLLLILCVIFLASIGKSLGVRRLYVNVLLKLFEYGRQHIEVAKKLQRTDSSDEEEPPPDDKPPSALVKENGVNGTKNNVIERQEILGPSPELNYKRSKSQERLQNGHMVDVKGETNLEFHLHHCMDLVKAGMESIIEDQVTSVFEAEELRSWNLLTRTNRQYEFLTWRLTIIWFMGFVVRYFFLLPLRIFIFVIGVVTMITSLSLIGFLPESKFRRWLAAIFYKISIRTLMRSMSCVTSFHDTEHSPRYNGFCVANHTSPIDVGVLSVNTCFSLVWWLIACTACVGTLPDGALKQRVNNALSLVCFNFLSRCISAVITYHNSDHKPRNGICVANHTSPIDVLVLMCDSCYSLIGQRHDGFLGLLQRALARASPHIWFERSEVKDRHAVARRLKEHISVPDNPPILIFPEGTCINNTSVMQFKKGSFEVGGTIYPVAIKYDPRFGDAFWNSSRYGMLHYLLNMMSSWAIVCDVWYLPAMTRSSSESAVDFAKRVKAAIATRGGLVDLMWDGQLKRMKAKKEWREMQQEEFSKRLKGE; encoded by the exons ATGGCGCTAATGGTGTCGTTTGTGTCCGTGGCCGTTTCTATATTGTACACGCCGTTCCTGCTGCTCATTCTGTGTGTGATATTCCTCGCATCCATCGGCAAGTCCCTGGGTGTACGGAGACTGTATGTGAATGTACTGCTCAAACTTTTCGAG TATGGCAGACAGCACATCGAGGTGGCGAAGAAGCTCCAGAGGACCGACAGTTCTGACGAGGAGGAGCCGCCGCCTGATGACAAGCCGCCCTCCGCGCTCGTCAAAGAGAACGGCGTCAACG GCACGAAGAACAACGTGATAGAGCGGCAGGAGATCCTGGGGCCGTCGCCAGAGCTCAACTACAAGAGGAGCAAGAGCCAGGAGCGGCTCCAGAACGGACACATGGTTGATGTCAAGGGGGAG ACAAACCTGGAGTTTCACCTGCACCACTGCATGGACCTGGTGAAGGCGGGCATGGAGTCCATCATCGAGGACCAGGTCACGTCGGTCTTCGAGGCCGAGGAGTTGCGGAGTTGGAACCTGCTCACCAGGACCAACAG ACAGTACGAGTTCCTCACGTGGCGACTGACCATCATCTGGTTCATGGGCTTCGTGGTGCGCTACTTCTTCCTGCTGCCGCTCCGGATATTCATATTCGTGATCGGG GTCGTGACAATGATAACGTCGCTGTCGCTCATCGGCTTCCTGCCCGAGAGCAAGTTCCGTCGCTGGCTGGCGGCCATCTTTTACAAAATATCCATCAGGACCCTCATGAGAAGCATGTCCTGCGTCACCAGCTTCCACGACACGGAGCACTCGCCGCGGTACAACGGCTTCTGTGTGGCCAACCACACGAGCCCCATAGACGTGGGCGTCTTGAGTGTCAACACTTGCTTCTCTTTG GTGTGGTGGCTGATCGCGTGCACGGCGTGCGTGGGCACGCTGCCCGACGGCGCGCTGAAGCAGCGCGTCAACAACGCGCTGTCGCTCGTCTGCTTCAACTTCCTGTCGCGCTGCATCTCCGCGGTGATCACTTACCACAACAGCGACCACAAGCCGCGCAACGGCATCTGCGTGGCGAACCACACCAGCCCCATCGACGTGCTGGTGCTCATGTGTGACAGCTGCTACTCGCTG ATAGGTCAAAGACACGACGGGTTCCTGGGCCTCCTGCAGCGGGCGCTCGCTCGCGCTTCGCCACACATCTGGTTCGAGAGGTCAGAGGTTAAAGACAGACACGCGGTCGCCAGGAG atTAAAAGAGCACATCTCAGTGCCGGACAACCCCCCCATCCTGATATTCCCGGAGGGCACCTGCATCAACAACACGTCGGTGATGCAGTTCAAGAAGGGCAGCTTCGAAGTGGGGGGCACCATATACCCCGTCGCCATCAA GTACGATCCGCGCTTCGGCGACGCGTTCTGGAACAGCTCGCGGTACGGCATGCTGCACTACCTGCTCAACATGATGAGCTCGTGGGCCATCGTGTGCGACGTGTGGTACCTGCCCGCCATGACGCGCTCGTCCAGCGAGTCGGCGGTGGACTTCGCCAAGCGCGTCAAGGCGGCCATAGCGACGCGCGGCGGCCTCGTCGACCTCATGTG GGACGGGCAACTAAAACGCATGAAGGCCAAGAAAGAGTGGCGAGAGATGCAACAGGAGGAGTTTAGCAAGAGATTAAAAggagaataa
- the LOC112055959 gene encoding ATP synthase subunit e, mitochondrial, translating to MSNLPYGPPVKISPLIRFGRWSFLTAGILYGAFHQSRLSKKETKLREIEAKEKVVRDERLKKEKAIAAAAELKALEEMVATKK from the exons ATGTCTAATCTTCCTTACGGCCCGCCTGTGAAAATCTCACCTTTGATCAGA TTTGGTCGCTGGTCGTTCCTGACAGCCGGCATCCTGTACGGCGCCTTCCACCAGAGCCGCCTCTCCAAGAAGGAGACCAAGCTGCGAGAGATCGAAGCCAAGGAGAAGGTAGTCAGGGACGAGAGGCTGAAGAAGGAGAAGGCAATCGCTGCTGCCG ctGAACTAAAAGCCCTGGAAGAAATGGTCGCCACCAAGAAATAG
- the LOC112055958 gene encoding glycerol-3-phosphate acyltransferase 3 isoform X1, whose translation MALMVSFVSVAVSILYTPFLLLILCVIFLASIGKSLGVRRLYVNVLLKLFEYGRQHIEVAKKLQRTDSSDEEEPPPDDKPPSALVKENGVNGTKNNVIERQEILGPSPELNYKRSKSQERLQNGHMVDVKGETNLEFHLHHCMDLVKAGMESIIEDQVTSVFEAEELRSWNLLTRTNRQYEFLTWRLTIIWFMGFVVRYFFLLPLRIFIFVIGVWWLIACTACVGTLPDGALKQRVNNALSLVCFNFLSRCISAVITYHNSDHKPRNGICVANHTSPIDVLVLMCDSCYSLIGQRHDGFLGLLQRALARASPHIWFERSEVKDRHAVARRLKEHISVPDNPPILIFPEGTCINNTSVMQFKKGSFEVGGTIYPVAIKYDPRFGDAFWNSSRYGMLHYLLNMMSSWAIVCDVWYLPAMTRSSSESAVDFAKRVKAAIATRGGLVDLMWDGQLKRMKAKKEWREMQQEEFSKRLKGE comes from the exons ATGGCGCTAATGGTGTCGTTTGTGTCCGTGGCCGTTTCTATATTGTACACGCCGTTCCTGCTGCTCATTCTGTGTGTGATATTCCTCGCATCCATCGGCAAGTCCCTGGGTGTACGGAGACTGTATGTGAATGTACTGCTCAAACTTTTCGAG TATGGCAGACAGCACATCGAGGTGGCGAAGAAGCTCCAGAGGACCGACAGTTCTGACGAGGAGGAGCCGCCGCCTGATGACAAGCCGCCCTCCGCGCTCGTCAAAGAGAACGGCGTCAACG GCACGAAGAACAACGTGATAGAGCGGCAGGAGATCCTGGGGCCGTCGCCAGAGCTCAACTACAAGAGGAGCAAGAGCCAGGAGCGGCTCCAGAACGGACACATGGTTGATGTCAAGGGGGAG ACAAACCTGGAGTTTCACCTGCACCACTGCATGGACCTGGTGAAGGCGGGCATGGAGTCCATCATCGAGGACCAGGTCACGTCGGTCTTCGAGGCCGAGGAGTTGCGGAGTTGGAACCTGCTCACCAGGACCAACAG ACAGTACGAGTTCCTCACGTGGCGACTGACCATCATCTGGTTCATGGGCTTCGTGGTGCGCTACTTCTTCCTGCTGCCGCTCCGGATATTCATATTCGTGATCGGG GTGTGGTGGCTGATCGCGTGCACGGCGTGCGTGGGCACGCTGCCCGACGGCGCGCTGAAGCAGCGCGTCAACAACGCGCTGTCGCTCGTCTGCTTCAACTTCCTGTCGCGCTGCATCTCCGCGGTGATCACTTACCACAACAGCGACCACAAGCCGCGCAACGGCATCTGCGTGGCGAACCACACCAGCCCCATCGACGTGCTGGTGCTCATGTGTGACAGCTGCTACTCGCTG ATAGGTCAAAGACACGACGGGTTCCTGGGCCTCCTGCAGCGGGCGCTCGCTCGCGCTTCGCCACACATCTGGTTCGAGAGGTCAGAGGTTAAAGACAGACACGCGGTCGCCAGGAG atTAAAAGAGCACATCTCAGTGCCGGACAACCCCCCCATCCTGATATTCCCGGAGGGCACCTGCATCAACAACACGTCGGTGATGCAGTTCAAGAAGGGCAGCTTCGAAGTGGGGGGCACCATATACCCCGTCGCCATCAA GTACGATCCGCGCTTCGGCGACGCGTTCTGGAACAGCTCGCGGTACGGCATGCTGCACTACCTGCTCAACATGATGAGCTCGTGGGCCATCGTGTGCGACGTGTGGTACCTGCCCGCCATGACGCGCTCGTCCAGCGAGTCGGCGGTGGACTTCGCCAAGCGCGTCAAGGCGGCCATAGCGACGCGCGGCGGCCTCGTCGACCTCATGTG GGACGGGCAACTAAAACGCATGAAGGCCAAGAAAGAGTGGCGAGAGATGCAACAGGAGGAGTTTAGCAAGAGATTAAAAggagaataa